The region CTTCGGCATAGTCTCCGGTTTCCCTCTGCTGTTTGGCTAGCTCATACCAGGCATCGAGGTGCTCAGGGTCTAGTGCGACAGCTTGCCGAAACAGGGCGATCGCGTCCTGACGGGTAGACCCATCTGCTAATGCCGCAAACCCAGCCTGATAATAGTCCTCAGCACTTGAGTACAGTGGCAATTCTTGACTCATACCGTTTGCGCCTCCTCATTTTGGGAAAGGAGATGCACTACCCCTGAGGGGTCTGAAATCCAGTGGCCTCGAAAGTCGCCAAGGGGTTCCAATTCATCGCGAACCGGGGTTTGGGCTGCTGTCAGATAGGCCACTGCCCCCTCCAAGTCGTTGGTGGATAGCTCCAACCATACATCCGCCTGACTGTAGTGGGGTACTTCATCCAACCACAGTCGCATCGCTCCAAACTGAAATACATGGGAGGTGTCCCGTTGTCCTAGGTAAGGTAATCGCAATGTATCTCGATAGAAGGCAACGGTTTTTGCAAATCGAAATCGAGGAATTTTGAGGGCAATATTGCTGCCTCCTGAAAACCTAGGCTGAGGATTTGGAAGCATGATGTTTTCCTAAAATTGAGTGAATTAGCGATCGCTATAAAACAAAACATTTGTGAAATTTCCACTTTGCAAGTCCGAGGGTTGAACCAAACAATAAAGAGTCGAGTCATGCAGTTCTACCCCCAGTTGGCCTACCACACGAAATAGCAATTCATAGACCGGAAAGCTTTCACCAAATGCCAGGGGAAACAGTTGCTTGCGGGGATCAGACTGGCGAAAGGCGGGGTAGCCGCCCAATCGGTGTCCGTCACCATAGAGAAGGTATAGTGCTTCTTCTAATAAAGGATCATTGCTGGCGCGATCGCGGAGTTCTCCCAGGGCGTAGTCATAGTTTTCAGCAAAGAATTCGCTTGTGCTTAAGGCTTCAACCCAGGTGGTTAGCCCCCCTGCATCCATCGGGGCAAGTTTGATTTGAAACCGCAGACTTAACCGTTCAGGGACGATGGGATGCTCAAAGGGGGTAGAAAGCTAAAGTCAGTGATGAGATCTTCAACGGAGAGAATCGGGTCTGGGAAAAAGAGAACTTTTGCCCCTGCTAATTCCATCAATTCTGAATAGGACATCGAGGCTCGTGCTTCTGTGGCAAACCAGGTATGGTTCCATTCCCAGGTGGGTTTATCCACTACATAAAATTGCAAGATCCCTGATGTGGGAAACCCTTCCAGCGGAGGGACTTCGGCGAAGTTCATCTGGGCTAACAAGGAAGCTGGTTTGTCGTCAATGTAGGGATAGTCTATGCCTGTAGGAAGATAGGGTGTTCCTCCGAAATGGCTTTCCCAGGGTAGGGGTGAGTTACCTTGAGAACCGATAGTTTCGATCGCAACAAAGGGTCGAATGGTAGATTCGATCGCCGCAATTTCTGCGTCTGAAATTTCTTCCCGCAGAATCTGACGGAGTGCTTCACTGCAACCTAAATTTTCGAGTCGATAATTTGTCATTTTTCCAACTCTGATCCTATTGTTTAGAGGATGTTCTGAAGGTTTGGCTTCTAGTAATTTGGACGACTAAAGTCGTTACTACAAACATAAGAATACGACATAAGAATACAGATGAATTCGGCTTTCTTTTTTGCGTTTGTAGTGATGGGTCAAATATATCTGCCCTTTTTAAACACTCTTTTAGGTAGATTTTTCAAGACAATTAGGATAGTTTTCATGATTCAATCATTTGTCCTATTTTTAGAAGGTTGCCATCTGGATCAACGATGTGAAATTCCCGCATTCCCCAGGGTTTGTCTTCTAAGGAGCTAATGCGAGGAATACCTGCGGTGGGTAAATTCAACGTTTGGAATGCCTGGAAGAATTCATCGATATGCGTGACTCGTAAATAGCAGGCCAGATAGGATTCGGCGGGCACAATATCTGGGAAAAAACTGAGATGAATTTCCAGAGCACCCCGATATAGAATGGCATAATCAGCGTTTGGATTGCTCGGATAATGACTCTCAAATCCAAGTTTTTGATAGAAGTCAACACTTTTAGCAATATCTCGTGAAACTAAAATAGGAATGGCTTGATCAGATAGCATCACTAAGGTTCTCCACTGATTGAGTAAGGTTTTCCAGGCGGTGTAGTCGCCCCAAAAGTTGAGTTGGTCAGAGCAATAGGTGCAGGTTTCATCAGCAATGGAGCGAGCGAGTTCCCACCACTGATCACGCAACTGACTGAGGGTTTGAGCCTCTGTTGCAGCGATCCAGTTCTGAACATATTTAGGGCTAAAATCAAAGGCATCTAGACCGCAGCAGGCGGCGACGCAATGGACTTCGCAGCAGCGTAGCAGCGACCAGAGGGGTTTGGGAATGGTGATTTCTTGTGCCATCTGCCTGTCCTGACATCAGCGCTTGTGGGCCAAATAGAGGCGGGTGGTGTAGAGCAGGCGCACCTGTCCCTCGGAGTTGGCGTTGCGATCGCACAGTGCTGCAAGCTTTGCTGCAAGTTTTTCTAGCGCCACCCCTGACTGGGGTGTAAACCCTTGGCTACGAGCCAACCCAATTAACCCCTCCAGATCTAGAAACTGCTCAAAGGTGAAGGTGTATCGTCGCAGGTTCTCAAAATAGGGCAGGTAGATGCCAAACCAAAAAAGCTGATAACTGAGGGCGTTAATTACCCCCTTGAGGGAGGGCATTTCTATCGGTTTCAGATATCGGTCTGCCGGTTTAGATGCCTGGTAGAGGTATTTTGTGTAGGTTTGAGAAACAGCATCCTGCTGATCCCAGAAATTCCAGACCAAGGCCAAACGACCACCGGGTTTGAGGATGCGGCGGAACTCCTTTAGGCTCTGGGCAAAGTCAAACCAGTGAAACGCCTGGAAGGCGGTGACTAAATCCACTGAGTCTGTTTCCAGCGGTATCTGCTCAGCAGTTCCAGCCACGAATTTCACACCGTCATAGGGCATCGCGCCATTCCGCATCTCAGCCCTTGGCTCTACGGCGGTCACCTGCACCCCGCAATCTGCCAGTTGTCGGGAGCCAATACCTGTCCCGGCCCCGATGTCGGCAGCCAAGATAGGATTGGCCGTTAAGCCGGAAAGGATTTGGGCGATCGCCGCCTGCGGATACGGCGCACGATAGCGGTCATATCCCTCATAAAACGGAAACGGTTCAGCCATAGCACCTCAATGACACCCCTCGCCAGTCGGTATGCCTTTGTCTCCTGACACAGTTCCTTACCGATGGATCGAGATGCCGCTAGAAACTGCGATCAACGTCCAAGAACGTCTCTACCCTAGCGCCTCCCTTGAGTGTTGTCTTGCCTACCGTTGCTCAAACTTGCCTCCAGTTGCCTTTTGTCCGGTCGATCGGGCAAAGCTTGCCAATTCAAACGGGCTATGCGAAATAGATTATTTTAGGAAATCACTGACACTCTTTCAGCCGCCACCGTGCTAAAGTCACCTGCCTGGCTCGATTATCATCAAGGACTTGAGTACGCCAAGCTATTACCCTCCCCGCCGCTGCTACTGAGCCAGGGGCACTGGCAGGGCTTAGTGTTGGAACACCATGACACGCCGCCTTGGGAAATCCCTGAATCTTGCGTTTCCCACCATCACATCGGCGTGTTGCTTGGCCCCTGGCGCGGTGAGCGATGGATCGACGGTCGCCACCGTTCGGAAATGGCCCCTAAAGGCAGTCTCTCCATCATCCCGGCTGGCGTACCCTTTGCTTCGCGCTGGCAAAATCGATCGCAGGCAATTGTGCTGGCGATCGATCCAACGTTGCTAGGACGACTAGCCCATGAAGCGGTCGATGGCGATCGCCTCAGGCTCAACTTTTGTTGGTTGCACGATGGCGATCCCTTCATCAGCCAGATCCTGCACTTACTCAAAACCGATACCGAGTCCGGTCACCCGCTTGGCCCCATCTATGGAGATTCTCTGGGTACCGCTCTGGCAGCCCATCTACTCAGGCACTACGCAACACGTTCCTTCACCTTGCCAGCCTATACCGGAGGAATGCCCAGATACAGACTCATCCCAGTCCTAGAATACATCGACGCCCATCTCCAACATCCCCTCAGCCTACAAGAACTGGCCGCTGTCGCAAACATGAGTCAGTACTACTTCTGCCGCATGTTTCGACAAACGCTGGGAATTGCCCCATTTCAGTATGTGCGCCAGCAGCGGATTGAAAGGGCGAAGAAATTGCTTGAGCAGCCCCACCTGAGCATTTTAGAGGTGGGGTTGCAGTGCGGATTTACCAGCCCCAGCCACTTTACCCGACAGTTTCGCCAGATTGTTGGGGTAACACCAAAAGCTTACCGCAACGCTTTTTTACCCTAATAAACGGAACGGGCTAATCAAAATTTGACTGCGTGTTTATGTGCGATCTGGACATCGTTTATCCTATCAAATCGCCTTTAAGGATGGGAGGAAATCACTAGATAGACTTGCTGTATTTGGATTGGGTTAGGAAACGGATTGAATGGCGATCGGTTGCAATTGCCGAAGGGTGCATCCCAGTTTTGCAAATCAGCCCTCATCCCCCAGCCCCTTCTCCCAAAAGTGGGAGAAGGAGAGCTAGATCAAAGTCCCTCTCCCAAAATTGGGAGAGGGATTTAGGGTGAGGGCTACAAAAGTGGGATGCACTCATTGCCGAATTGGTAATTCCAGGCAAAATTCTGTTCCATGCCCCAACTCAGACTGAAAACTTAAGTGGCCACCATGCTTCTCTTCAATAATTTGGCGACTGATGGCTAACCCTAATCCAGTTCCCTTACCAATCGGTTTTGTTGTGAAGAAACTTTCAAATACTTTGGACTGAAGATCAGTAGGAATTCCACAACCATTATCCTTGATCCAAATCGCAATCGCATCTGGATTGATCTGACTCGTCCGAATGGTAATTATAGGAGTGAGGCACTGATCGACATGATCAATCAATGCATCGATCGCATTACTCAGGATGTTCATAAACACCTGATTCAACTGACTGAGCGAACAATAGAGGGCTGGAATTTTTCCATATTCCTTCACGACTTGAATTCGACGGTTACCAGTAGGGTCATTAAGGCGATGTTTTAGAATGAGCAGAGTACTCTCTAAGCCTTCATGGATATCCGCATAGTCAAACTTTTGATCATTACTGTAGGAGAAAGTCCGCAGCGCTCGCAAAATCTCCTGAATGCGATCGCTCCCGATTTGAATAGATTGGAGGATACGCTCAAAGTCTTCCAGGATAAACTCTAAATCCACACTATTGATCTGGTCTTGGAGTGCTTGGGGCGGATGGGGATAGTGAAGTTGATAAGCAGTAATCAACCCAATCAATTCATGGGCATAATCCTTGACATAGGACACATTTCCATGAATAAAATTAACTGGATTACGGATTTCATGAGCAATTCCGGTAACTAATCGCCCTAAACTGGACAATTTTTCTGCCTGAACAAGTTGCATCTGAGCTGCTAAATATTGCTCATTACTTTCCTGTTGATACTGCCAAACTACTTGATCGAGAGCAGTTAGCAGATGATGCCGTGCCATATTGAGGACATCTTGGATGAGTTGTGCATCAGGACATAATGAGTCATCCTGGGCAAGAATTGTTTTCACTTTATCGATATATTGCCGCACCAGTTTATCAAGATGAACAGGGGCTTCAAAGTACAGCGATCGAATAATAGGTGAAGGATTTCCTGGTAGATCCCAATCCTCTTTTCCCGCTAGTAAACTATTGTGTGAAAGCTCGAACAGTTCAATGGTAGCGCAGAGTTCCTGACGGATATCCTGCCGTTGCTCCACTGTCAAATTAGGCATCAACAGCTGCGATGCAAACATCGCTGCCCGCTGGGAAAGCATGCGCTGACGACCACTAATGTTAACAACGGCTGCATTCATAGGATGACATTGGAACGTGGAAATCATGGAGTCTAGGCGACCAAGCAATTCCCTGACTTCCCTAATATACTCACTTGCCTAAAAATCTTTACCGTGAAAATCAGGAAATTGCTATTTGGGTTGTAAGACATACAAGAACTTTGGGTTTGCCAGACGAGCACCGCCTATGCTCAGCGTTTCTATCGGCTTCAGATACTGATCCGCTGGGACAGGATTTGGGCAACATTGCTGGGATGAGTCAGTACTACTTCTGCCGCATGTTTCGACAGACGATGGGAATTGCCCCATTTCAGTATGTGCGTCAGCAGCGCATTGAAAAAGCCAAAAAATTGCTTGAGCAGCCCCACCTGAGCATTCTAGAGGTGGGGTTGCAGTGCGGATTTACCAGCCCCAGCCACTTTACCCGACAGTTTCACCAGATTGTTGGGGTAACACCAAAAGCTTACCGCAACGCTTTTTTACCCTAATAAACGGGCTAATCAAAGTTTGACTGCGTGTTTGTGTGCGATCTGGACCGAGTTAAATTAAATCTCATCTCAACCACTCAAGTTTTGCAACTGCCGTATCATCACTGCCTAATTCTGTCCAAACCATTGTTAAAAACTCTATTCCCTTGGTACAAATTTTCCTAGGAGAACCGATGTCCTATTCCACAGTTACAGACTTGGCAAGGTTGCGTGGTTGATCTACATCTAACCCTCTTCGTGCCGCAATGTGATAAGCCAGCAATTGTAATGGAATTACTGTGACCAAAGGTGACAAAATTTCATCCACATGGGGCACAGGAATTAAGGTATCAAAGGTATCTTCTGCATCCTGTTCATCCATTGGTGTTACGCCAATCAGGCGGGCATCGCGGGCGCGAGCTTCTTGCGCATTGGAGAGTACCTTTTCAAATACGCTTCCGGGCATGGCGATCGTGACAACTGGAACCTTAGCATCTAGAAGTGCAATCGGGCCATGTTTCATCTCACCAGCAGGATAACCCTCTGCATGAATGTAGCTAATTTCCTTCAGTTTCAGGGCACCTTCGAGGGCGATCGGGAAATTAATACCCCGTCCCAAAAAGATGAAATCTTGAGTTTCAGCAAAGTCATGCGCGAGTTCTTCGATATAACGCTCCTGACTTTCCAAAATCATCTCAATTTCTGCTGGAAGTTGTCGCAAGCCATCCAACAGTTTTTCTATCTGGTCAGCGGAGAGGGTTCTACGATAGTGGGCGATATCCAGAGCCAGCAGATAAAAGGCAATCAGTTGGGCAGCAAAGGTCTTGGTCGCAGCTACTCCAATTTCAATGCCAGCATGGGTATCGATAATATGAGGCACCAGTTGACCCAACGTACTTTCCGGGCGATTTGTAATCCCTAACATCCGAGGTTGATACTCGGGTGCCAGATTTTTGCGGCGTTGCAGTTCCATTTCCAGAGCTGCTAAGGTGTCAGCCGTTTCGCCCGATTGGGTTACCCCGATGGTGAGGGTGTTGGGCGTGAGTGGGGATGGAGCATAGCGGAATTCTGAGGCATATTGTACCTGGGTTGGAATACCTGCCAATTGTTCCAACACATATTTCCCAACTAATCCAGCATGCCAACTGGTGCCACAAGCAACGATCTGGATCTGTTGTAGATTGGCATAGAGTTCAATGGGGAGATTGAGGTGGACGGGAGAGGAAGGGTTAGGGGCTAGAGACTGAGGTCCGGGGGGAGCACTCAACTTCTGACTCCTAATTTCTGGCTCCTGACTCCATTCTGGATTTAGATAGGTTTCCAAACATGCCCTGACTACTCCAGGTTGCTCATAAATTTCTTTAAGCATGAAATGTTTGAAGCCCTGCTTTTCCACCATCACGGGGTTCCAGTTGAGAGTACGGGGTGCTTTTTTGAGGCGATGCCCGTCAAAGTTGTAGACTTCTGCTCCAAGTGGAGTGAGTCGTGCCAGTTCACCGTTTTCTAGCGGCAGCACAGCGCGGGTATGGGGAACGATCGCAGGCGTATCTGAGGCGCAGAAAAACTCACCTTGCCCAAAACCTAATACGAGGGGAGCTTGTTGTCGCGCCACGATCAGCTCATCTGGAAAATCAGCGCTAATGACGGCGATCGCAAATGCTCCTTCTAGTTTATTGACTGACCGACGAACGGCTTCAAGTAAGAAAGAGGAGCTAAGGGAATTGGTGATGGGTGCTTGGGAAAGAGGGCTAGGGGCAATTCCATAGCCGATACCCCGCATCTGATACTCTGTTTCTGCTCCTTCTAACTTCTGACTTCTGATTTCCGCTTCCTGTCCTTCTAACAGAAGCTTTAACTCTTCGGCAATTAAATGCGGAATCACTTCAGTATCGGTATCAGAGCGAAACTCGTGTCCTAATGCCTTCAGGTCTTCTCGGAGTTTTTGATAGTTCTCGATAATGCCATTTTGAACAACAGCAATGCGGCGAGCCGTGTCCATATGGGGATGAGCGTTGTATTCTTCTGGTTTACCATGGGTTGCCCAGCGAGTGTGTCCAATCCCCAGTTGTGCTGGGTTTTGCTCTCCTTCCAGCTTTTCTTGCAGGTTCTGCAGCTTGCCTTTAGCTCGCACACAGTGAATATCACCTTTCAAAACTGTAGCAATTCCGGCAGAGTCGTATCCTCGATATTCCAGTTTTCGCAGTCCTTCTAACAAAATATTGCTGGCTGCTTGAGTTCCGATATAGCCGACAATTCCACACATCGTTAAGCCTCACTCTGCACCAATTCTTTCGGCACTACGTTTACACATATCGGGCACTCACTTAATCCAGGCACACTTCCGCTTGTTTTAGAAGATTTAGGACATTTTGGCAAGAGCTTAAACCGAAAAGCGATCGCCTACTCACTGACCTCAACGCTTAGAATAGAAGCAGACTCATGTAAAGAAATGTAAGGTATTTCATGGCGGATCAGCTAATTCGAGCGACAGCAGCAAACGGGGGTATTCGTGCTGTTGGCGTGATTACGACGCGCTTAACCGAGGAAGCTAGAGTTAGACATCAGCTTTCCTTTGTTGCCACTGCTGCTCTAGGACGCACAATGGCAGCCGCACTTCTCTTTGCCTCTAGCATGAAGCGGGAAGGCTCACGAGTCAACATTCGGATTAAGGGAGACGGTCCACTGGGTGGCATCTTAGTCGATGCGGGGTTAGACGGAACAGTACGGGGCTACGTGGAGCAACCAGACGTAGAATTGCCTCCGACTCCCAAAGGCAAACTGGATGTGGGAGGTGCCGTTGGACATACCGGTTACTTGTATGTTATTCGAGATGTCGGCTATGGCTATCCCTATTCCAGTACTGTAGAACTGGTTTCTGGAGAAATTGGAGATGACCTGATCCATTATCTGGCAACTTCAGAGCAAACCCCTTCTGCATTGATGGTGGGTGTTTTTATGGATGAAACTGGGGTAATCGCAGCAGGTGGCTTGTTGATTCAAGTATTGCCTAAAGCAGCGAGAGACGAGGCACTGGTGGAACTGCTAGAGTCACGTTTAGCAAACCTGACCGGCTTTACGACATTGCTGCGTTCTGGCAAAAGCCTGCATGATATTTTTGAGCAGTTGCTTGGCGATAGGGGACTGGAAATTCTGCCAGAAGCACAACTTGTTCGGTTCCACTGTGGTTGTTCCCATGAAAAGGTGCTGGGTGCACTGAAGTTGTTTGGGCAAGCAGAGTTACAGGACATGATTGAGCAGGACAAGGGGGCTGAAGCGACCTGTGATTTTTGTGGCATGAAGTATCAAGCCAGTGAAACTGAGTTGATGCAACTTTTGGATGAAATCCGATCTGAAAGCAGGAGATAGGTAGTGGAAAGTGTGAGTAATCTGGTGAAGTCGAGTACTATTATTGCTCGTTTACTGTTCTCCCGATGCTTTGTCTTTTGGAAAGTTCGGAGTAGGATGGCAACTAGATTTCTCGCAACAATTCCTTTGTCAGTTGTGATTTCAGGTTCAGAGTTAGCGCTTGGGCGAGAGATTGGTCGATGGTTTGAGGACGTGATACGGTGCGGCTTCCCAATTGCTTATGTCTTTAGAACAAGGAAAACCAGATCGTCCATTGCGGCGCCAGCCTTCATATCCTGAGGAGCGGCGACGGGTAAAACCATTTTCGCCTGAAAAGGCTTCCTTTGCTATGCAGGATGCGATCGCAAAACCAGCGAAGCCATTGAATCCGCATCCATCGCGAACAGTTGCAGCTGAACCTCCGCCTTCTTTCACAGAACCATTTCGCGATCGCAACTCTAAATCCATCCCCCGCCCTCGTTCTCAGCGGCGGTTTTTAAGTAGACTGTTGCGATCTCTGAGGCGTTTAATCACAGGTTTAAGAACTTGGTTGAGTTGGCTAGTTACCCGCTGGCAGTTTTTGATCGCAGCAGCATTTTTTGTCTGTCTTAGTTCTGCTATTCTTGCCATTGCTTTCATTTTTCAACTTCCAGCCTTGCCTAACTGTCCAGCAGTATTTTGGCCCTTGGCATCTGCCTCCATGCGATTTGAGTGTGCTCGGATTGCTGCTAGTAAGCAAACAGCAAAGGATTTGCTGGAAGCCATTTCACTGGTGGATGGGCTACCCCCTGATCATGCCATGCGTCCAGAGGCAGATCGGTTGATCGAACTTTGGTCACAGGAAGTGCTGAAGTTGGCCGAGGAGCTATTTCATCAGGGGAATTTGCAGGAAGCGATCGCGGCTGCTCAGAAAATTCCAGCCAAAGTTGCGGCTTACCGCTTGGTTGAAGAACGAGTCAACCACTGGCAAAGTATCTGGTCAAAAGCAGAGGGAATCTACAAAAAAGCTGAAGCAGCCCTGCGCAAGCGAGATTGGCGAGGGGCGTTTGAGTTAGCTGTTGGCTTGCTGGATATTGACAATAAGTACTGGCAAACCACGCGCTACGACGACCTGAATCATCGCATTAACACTGCTCGAGTGGATGGCAATAAACTGTTCAAAGCCGAGTGGTTAGCTGATGAGGGAACTGTTTCAGCCTTGCTGCAAGCCATTAAATTAGCAGAAGAAATTCGCCCGGATAGTTACATTTATGATTTAGCCCAGGTTAAAATCCAGCTTTTTGGACGAAACCTGCTGGATTTGGCTCAAAAAGCACTGGATCGACGTAACCTCCAGGAAGCGCTTTCAATCATTAATCAGATTCCTAAACAAGCCAAAGTGGAGTCGGAGAAGCGAGACCTGACGGTGTTGGCAAATGCGCAGTCCCTGTCGTGGCAAGATACGGTAGAAGGGTTAGAAGCTGCGATTGCCCAGGCACAGCGAATCTTACCCAGTCAGCCGCTGTATCCTAAAGCTCAACAGTTTATTGTACGCTGGCAGTATGAAATTGAAGGACTGGCTCAAATTGAACGTGCCCGGTTGCTGGCGCAAGCTGGAACAGTCGAAGCATTGCTAAACGCTATTGCGGCGGCCTCTCAGGTTTCTTCTGCCAACCCTCGCTGGAATCAAGCGCAGCAAGAGATTCAGAAGTGGAAAGCCGACACTCAAACGATTACTGATCGCCCAGTGCTGGATCAAGCAGAACAATTTGCCAGTGGTGGCGATATTAACTCCCTCATGGCAGCCGTTGAGCAGGCAAACCAAATTGCACCAGGGCGATCGCTGTATAACGAAGCTCAGGGGAGAGTCCGGGAATGGACACGCCAAATTCAGCAAACTCAGGATCAGCCCTATCTTGACCAGGCACGGGCATATGCCTTTGCGGGCAACCTCAAAACTGCCATTGGCGTAGCAGAGCAAATTCGTCCCGGACGAGCGCTCTACAACAAAGCTCAAGCCGATATTGCCAAGTGGCGCAATCAGATTCGGGCGCAAGTTGAGCAGGCACAAGCACAGGTAGCTCAAGCGCAGGCTCAACAAAATTTACAGGAAGCTCGCCAACTTGCAAGTGTGGGCAATCCCAATGCGCTAGCAAATGCAATTCGGGTTGCTAGTCAGGTCTCTACATCTGGAGCCATCCAAACTGAAATTGATGCCGCAGTTAACGAGTGGAGTTGGCAACTGCTCCAGCAGGCAAAAGACCAGGCGCTGGGGTTAAATCTGGCGGGCGCGATCGCGATCGCCCAGAGAATTCCCCAACGAGCCAAAGCCTACGCCGAAGCCCAGGCAAATATCCAGACCTGGCAACAGCAATCCATCAAGCAATAACCAGTGCTCCTACCTCAACCGCTTCTCCCGTTAAGCTAAAGGCACGAGCTTCCGTGATTCGCACGTTGACCAGTTGCCCTTGCAATTGATGAATCTCTCCAGGGAAGAAGGTAAGCCGATTACTACGAGTCCGCCCCATCACTTGGTGAGGGGCTTTCTCGTTGCGATCTTCCACCAACACTTCTTCAATTCGTCCCAGATAACGTTGCGATCGCTCCGCAGCTTTGATAGCAACCAAGTGATTCAGCCGTTGCAAGCGATCACTTTTCACCTCATCACTTAGTTGGTTATCCCAAACGGCTGCTGGTGTGCCCGGACGCGGAGAATAGGCTGCCGTGTTTAATTGATCAAAACCAACCTCCTCCACCAGTTTCAACGTATTCTCAAATTGCGCTTCTGTCTCACCCGGAAACCCCACAATCGCATCTCCACTAATCGCTGCATCCGGGATATAGGAACGAATCATATCAATAATCCGACGATAGCGTTCATGGGTATACCCCCGTCCCATCGCTCTCAATACCTCGTTATCACCTGATTGAAACGGAATATGGAAATGCTCACACAGCTTGGGCAGCTCCGCACAGGCACGGATCAGGCGTTCAGTAAAGTAACGGGGATGACTGGTCGCAAACCGAATTCGCTCAATTCCGGGAACATCATGCACAAAATACAACAGATCTGTCAGGGTATGTAAATGGCGTCCCTCAACCTTCACTCCTGGCAAATCTCGCCCATAGGCATCAATGTTTTGTCCCAGTAATGTGACCTCCTTATAACCCTGTCGTCCCAGTTCTTCCATCTCAGATCGAATCGCTTCCGGTGTCCGAGATTGCTCTACACCTCGCACATTCGGTACAACACAATAGGTACACCGCTCGTTACAGCCATAAATTACATTTACCCAGGCAGTAACTGCACTGTCTCGCCGAGGCTTGGTGATGTCTTCCATGATGTGCACAGGGTCAGTAGCGACAACCTGGTTACCGTTAAACACTTGCTCCAACAAACTTTCTAGTTGGTTAGCATGTTGCGGTCCCATGACTAAATCCAATTCGGGTACTCGACGCAGTAACTTCTCCCCTTCTTGTTGTGCCACACAACCTGCCACAACCAAAGTCAGATCCGGTTGTTCTTGTTTCCGCTTTGCCTGGCGTCCCAGGTATGAGTACACTTTTTGTTCAGCATTATCTCGAATGGTGCAAGTGTTATACAAAACAAGATTGGCGTTCTCTGGCTCGTCTGCCCACTCAAACCCCATTTTTTCCAAAATGCCAGCCATTCGTTCAGAGTC is a window of Leptolyngbyaceae cyanobacterium JSC-12 DNA encoding:
- a CDS encoding transcriptional regulator containing an amidase domain and an AraC-type DNA-binding HTH domain (IMG reference gene:2510097714) translates to MLKSPAWLDYHQGLEYAKLLPSPPLLLSQGHWQGLVLEHHDTPPWEIPESCVSHHHIGVLLGPWRGERWIDGRHRSEMAPKGSLSIIPAGVPFASRWQNRSQAIVLAIDPTLLGRLAHEAVDGDRLRLNFCWLHDGDPFISQILHLLKTDTESGHPLGPIYGDSLGTALAAHLLRHYATRSFTLPAYTGGMPRYRLIPVLEYIDAHLQHPLSLQELAAVANMSQYYFCRMFRQTLGIAPFQYVRQQRIERAKKLLEQPHLSILEVGLQCGFTSPSHFTRQFRQIVGVTPKAYRNAFLP
- a CDS encoding hypothetical protein (IMG reference gene:2510097710); this translates as MLPNPQPRFSGGSNIALKIPRFRFAKTVAFYRDTLRLPYLGQRDTSHVFQFGAMRLWLDEVPHYSQADVWLELSTNDLEGAVAYLTAAQTPVRDELEPLGDFRGHWISDPSGVVHLLSQNEEAQTV
- a CDS encoding Glyoxalase/Bleomycin resistance protein/Dioxygenase superfamily (IMG reference gene:2510097712), with amino-acid sequence MAQEITIPKPLWSLLRCCEVHCVAACCGLDAFDFSPKYVQNWIAATEAQTLSQLRDQWWELARSIADETCTYCSDQLNFWGDYTAWKTLLNQWRTLVMLSDQAIPILVSRDIAKSVDFYQKLGFESHYPSNPNADYAILYRGALEIHLSFFPDIVPAESYLACYLRVTHIDEFFQAFQTLNLPTAGIPRISSLEDKPWGMREFHIVDPDGNLLKIGQMIES
- a CDS encoding histidine kinase (IMG reference gene:2510097715~PFAM: Histidine kinase-, DNA gyrase B-, and HSP90-like ATPase; His Kinase A (phosphoacceptor) domain) produces the protein MNAAVVNISGRQRMLSQRAAMFASQLLMPNLTVEQRQDIRQELCATIELFELSHNSLLAGKEDWDLPGNPSPIIRSLYFEAPVHLDKLVRQYIDKVKTILAQDDSLCPDAQLIQDVLNMARHHLLTALDQVVWQYQQESNEQYLAAQMQLVQAEKLSSLGRLVTGIAHEIRNPVNFIHGNVSYVKDYAHELIGLITAYQLHYPHPPQALQDQINSVDLEFILEDFERILQSIQIGSDRIQEILRALRTFSYSNDQKFDYADIHEGLESTLLILKHRLNDPTGNRRIQVVKEYGKIPALYCSLSQLNQVFMNILSNAIDALIDHVDQCLTPIITIRTSQINPDAIAIWIKDNGCGIPTDLQSKVFESFFTTKPIGKGTGLGLAISRQIIEEKHGGHLSFQSELGHGTEFCLELPIRQ
- a CDS encoding methylase involved in ubiquinone/menaquinone biosynthesis (IMG reference gene:2510097713~PFAM: Methyltransferase domain), encoding MAEPFPFYEGYDRYRAPYPQAAIAQILSGLTANPILAADIGAGTGIGSRQLADCGVQVTAVEPRAEMRNGAMPYDGVKFVAGTAEQIPLETDSVDLVTAFQAFHWFDFAQSLKEFRRILKPGGRLALVWNFWDQQDAVSQTYTKYLYQASKPADRYLKPIEMPSLKGVINALSYQLFWFGIYLPYFENLRRYTFTFEQFLDLEGLIGLARSQGFTPQSGVALEKLAAKLAALCDRNANSEGQVRLLYTTRLYLAHKR